A segment of the Triticum urartu cultivar G1812 chromosome 1, Tu2.1, whole genome shotgun sequence genome:
TACTAGACAcgaagacacaaataatacaagacgctccaagcaaaacacatatcatgttggtgaataaaaatatagctccaagtaaataacctatggaagtggacgaaagaggggatgccttccgaggcatccccaagctttgacttctgggtatccttggattatcttgggggtcccatgggcatccccaatcttaggctcttgccactccttgtttcataatccatcaaaagaattcacccaaaacttgaaaacttcagaacacaaaactcaaaatagaaaactcgtgagctccattagcgaaataaaacaaaagaacacttcaaggtactgtaatgaactcattctttatttatattggtgttaaatctactgtattcaaacttctctatggattataaactattttactagccatagattcatcaaaataagcaaacaacacacggaaaacaaaatatgtcaaaaacagaacagtctgtggtaatctgtagctagcgcaagatctggaaccacaaaaattctaaaataaattgctggacgtgaggaatctatctattaatcatctgaaaaaataattaactaaatggcactcttcaaataaaagacagctgttctcgtgagcgcaaaagtttctgttttttacagcaagttcaacaagactttccccaagtcttcccagcggttctacttggcacaaacactaattaaacacaaaaaacacaaccaaaacagaggctaaataatttatttattactaagcaggagcaaaatgaaggaaatatgccctagaggcaataataaagttattatttatttccttatagtcatgataaatgtttattattcatgctagaattgtattaaccggaaacataatacatgtgtgaatacatagacaaacaaagtgtcactagtatgcctctacttgactagctcgttaatcaaagatggttatgtttcctaaccatgaacaatgagttgttatttgattaacgaggtcacatcattagttgaatgatctgattgacatgacccattccattagcttagcacctgatcgtttagtatgttgctattgctttcttcatgacttatacatgttcctataactatgagattatgcaactcccgtttaccggaggaacactttgggtgctaccaaacgtcacaacgtaactgggtgattataaaggagtactacaggtgtctccaatggtacatgttgggttggcgtatttcgggattaggttttgtcactccgattgtaggagaggtatctctaggccctctcggtaatgcacatcacataagccttgcaagcattacaactaatatggtagttgtgagatgatgtattacggaacgagtaaagagacttgccggtaacgagattgaactaggtattggataccgacgatcgaatctcgggcaagtaacataccgatgacaaagggaacaacgtatgttgttatgcgatctgaccgataaagatcttcgtagaatatgtaggagccaatatgggcatccaggtcccgctattggttattgaccggagacgtgtctcggtcatgtctacattgttctcgaaccgtagggtccgcacgcttaaacgttacgatgacagttattatgagtttatgcattttgatgtaccgaaggtagttcggagtcccggatgtgatcacggacatgacgacgagtctcgaaatggtcgagacataaagattgatatattggaagcctatgtttggacatcggaagtgttccgggtgaaatcgggattttaccggagtaccgggaggttaccggaaccccccgggaatcatatgggccttagtgggccttagtggaaaggtgaaagggctgcccataagggctgcgcgcctccccccctcccctagtcctattaggactaggagaggtggccggccacccctctccctctttcccccttgggaatcctagttggaataggattggggggggagtcctactcccggtaggagtaggactcctcctgcgccctcctcctggccggcgcacctctcccccttggctcctttatatacggaggcagggggcacctcaagacacacaagttgatccttgagatcggtccttagccgtgtgcggtgccccttgccaccatattccacctcgatcatatcgttgtagtgcttagcgaagccctgcgtcggtagtacgtcaagatcgtcaccacgccgtcgtgctgacggaactcttccccgatgctttgctggatcggagcccgaggatcgtcatcgagttgtacgtgtgcgtagacaacactctcccctctcgttgctgtgcatcaccatgatcttgcgtgtgcgtaggaaaattttgaaattactacgttccccaacaggtatGCCTATGATATAGAGGTGTGAAACCTCCATTAGTGAAGAACCGACATAAACTCCAatatcgaaaacatcatagaagatgcatatGAACTctgttttcgatgaactcgagcttgtcatgaagatgaccataagctctaaaaCTCACAAAGAGAAACACCAAACAAGAACTAAGAAAGCTGATagaaggatgcaatggtttgagctctctatgGACGATATGATCAAGCcactcacttgagagccccccccccttgatagtacggcaatcgatcctataactcGGTCTcgcaactaccaccatgagaccggcagaatagaaaacctatcaagggcaaacatttgccttgcacatagtcacttgagctagatgatgacgatcttgacttcctcaagttggaccacctttcttgattgcgttggctcgatgaagactagttgattgttcccacatactccactatgggtgagccactcatcgacacatcttcacaagtccattgtcaccataATGGACGGTAAGCTTCAAGcatgatctcttcgtgatgctccacttaaacttgcacaccgcaatcttgatgacgatcaccagtTGATGTCATCCACCATGGGATGTATGAGATCTTCCCCTTGACGCAAAcccatggaaacatacctaacctcacatagaactctcacgtagaccatgggttTGTACACAAAGTGTAATGGACagtgcttaccataccatgggatcacttaaTCCTTCTCGGTACATCTTGTacgctttgtgtgttgatcaacttgattcactctttgacttagtTTTGATCAACCTTGTATCATCCTCTCTCTGACCAATCTTtagataattccttgaatagcaccttagTCATCACATATAACTCAacgcaaccattagtccataaagattgccatcaattaccaaagccaaacatgggggcaccatGCTCTTTCAGCATTGTTGCCGCGCTTGGAGAAGCATGTGTCGTACTGGTATTTGCGCAAGCACCATACGGCTAAAATGCACCGATACAGATAAGTATCAGGCCAATACACCTTTCGTATCACTGGGAGCTACATGCACATGCAATTTCAATACCTTCCTAGCATATATATTGAAACATAAATTAATTTTAACTTCAAACCCAGAAAATGAAACCTTGTGTAACATTGCTAGTGAGCTTGACTAGGTGAAAACCCAAAGAGTGATTGACTTGTCTAACGGGAAACACATAATTGCATGAGAAATTGTATGAATAAACAAGAAACCAACAATTTCTCTTGTGTCCACAGTAGCAAATCTGAGCAAAAGTTACAGAAAGGCTTGCAGCATAGCATAACATGAAAGGTGGAACCTGAAGATTAATAACCTAACATGCAAAAGGAGAAACAACCCAAAAACATTGCCGACCAATGCTCCTTCTCTTCCAATGCAAGTTTTTCGCAATGGCAAAATAATGAAGATACTAGCAGGTCATTGTTTCCCTCAAGTTTTGGTCTCCTGACATCATTGATCTACTAGTGACGGCGATGAGCTGTTGGAAGATATCATCAGGTTCTCGCTACCTCTACAACACTTGATCCAATGCCGACAAAGGGCATGTGAGGGCAGGTGTTGGCGGATCTGTTGGCTCTCTTCAGATCTTAAAAATTAGTGTGTTAATCAAGTGAAGTAGTTGGCGGGCTGTTGGTGCGGCGACTTGGACCGATGGTGAAGCATTGCAAGCAGGTGCTCCGTGAGGTGATGCTTCAACTATTGTTTCTTGAGCGGTTACTAGATCTCGTGTCTATTGGCGAGTGCCTATGACGGCATTtataaataaatcctaaaatgGTGACAGCTTTTTCAATTGCATCTTTtctgttttttgttttgtttttactgCTGGTTAAGTGCAATTTTCATGCATAGGCGGGCGCAGTATCAGTAAGAACATGAGATTCTCAATCAGTAGCCCACGTGAAATCCTAGCATGAGAGTCAATCAATAGCCCACGTTATAGATCCGACGGTCCATGATATGAGTTTTCAAAGTTTTCATTGAGTCGTCCGCTTTCATGTTATACTTTTTTTACCTCCCACCATACCacgagaagagaagagaagagaagcaAAGGCCGACTTGTCAACAAAACCAACATGCACTTTCTTAGTCCAAAAAAGCATGCAGCGTGTGTCTCTGCATTTTATTACTTGTCGCTCGGTCAACAGCACGCCCTGACACGGCCCAGCTACGACGAAACACTCACCGCGCGACAGCCGTCGATCTACCGATCTGGCGGACAATCGTCGCGGCAACAAGATTACAAGAGTGGAAAGCCTCCCTGTCCCAGTCAAACCAACTACACCTGGAAAAAAACCGGGCTGGACCTGCCGAGCGCCGATGATGACCGACCTAGCTGGCTGGACGTTACGAGCCGCCGGCGCCGACGCCGTCGTACTTGAGCCCGAACTCGCGGAACCCGATCTCCATGTCCGCCGCCGCGACGAGCAGCTCGGCCGCCTGCGCCGGCTCGAGGATCTCCACGGCGCGCTTCATGGTGCGCAGCCGCAGCGCGTCCGCCCCGGCCAGCACCGCGCCGACGCGGCCGACGAGCCCGCCCACGTCCACCAGCTCCCCGCCGGCGCCCACCGCGCCGTGGCCCTCCTGCACCCGCGCCATCTCACGCGACAGCTCGTCCTCCTGCGCCACGGTGCGGCGCTGCAGCTCGTCGATCTGCGCCAGCTGGGCCGGGCTGAGGTCGCCCAGGTTGCCCGACCGCACGCCCAGCAGGAGGTCCGGGAGCTGCGCCTCGAAGCGGCTGCCGGACTCGGTGTAGAGCAGGTGGACCAGCGTGGTCGGCCGCCACCCGGCCAGCCAGTGCGCCGCGCCGCGCTCCACGGGGCTCGCCCACGGCGCCGCCAGCGTCCACACCGGGTCCAGCTCCGCCCGCGCCGCGCAGTAGTCGGCGAAGTGGGACACGTAGCCGGCTACCAGCTTGGCGAGCTGCGCCGGGTCGTCGGCCCAGCGCGCCGTCCGGAGGTCGCGGCGGAGCGACCGCAGCCCGCGGAGCCAGAGCTGGAAGCGCCGCGTCGCCGCCTCCAGCTCCATCGTCCGGTTCTCTCCCTTTTCTTCCCAGGCAGGGGTGGTACAGTGAGCTTGCTCGCGCGCGTGCCGGCGGTACTTATAAATGGCGGCGGGGTGATCGGGGCCGTTGAACGGGAGGAAGCGACGGCTGCGGGCGCGGGCCGCCGGGGCGTATGAGGCCGCGACAGGTGACCCGCATGCAGGAGGCCATGTGTGGTGGCCGGGTGGCGAGGTGGCGATGGACGGCGACGTACGGCGTCACGCTCACGCCTAGATGAGCCGCGGGACAAAGCGGCTGGATGAGGCTGACAAGGGGCCCGGCGTGCCAGTGGACGCATGTCCTAGTATATGTCGTTCGGTACCTAACCAATGCATCATGTGCGGTTGCCATGTTAAAAACAAATGTGAAACAAATGATGTGTGGAGGGGAGAACTTCAGAAAACGGTGCCTAATTTTTTCTAGATGAGATAGTGTTTAGTTTTGAGGTAAATACGCTAGTGGTGCTTGAACTTGCCATGAATGTTTACTTTAGTGCCTGAACTTAAAAAATACATCGAACTGGTTCTAAAACTTGGCATGAACGTACAAATACGATACTAATCCTATATGTAGACATAAAGTGCATCCACGTGTCACCGTATATGAATGAGGTGGCACTGACATGGTGTGGGGCCCAACTGTAGCTAGGAAACATAATTATTACTTCAGTACTATATACAACTCTATGACTAGTGGGCCCACCTGTCAATACATTAGAAAAATTAATATGAAGAATGAAAAAATGCGACAAACAGGAATCAAACAAGCAACCGGATGACTGCCAGCTAGTTGCGCTAGCCACTACACCAACCATGTACTTATTATTAAAATAGGCCACTCAATTTATATGTAGTTTAACTAAAAGTCTTGTGCCCATAATTTGGCTGCACCCAGTGACCCATTTTGCACAcgttattttttcaaaaaaagttGTGAAAAGCATATTACTACTAATCATAATAATAAATTGAAGATTCAAATATTCATGTGTCGGTAATAATTACGTCATGCTACACAAATATCTGTGTGCACAAAAAGTAAATATGTAGAGGAGTTTAATAAAATAACAtacaaaaaaatgttcatgtaagTTTTACAAATATTGACTTATTATTTAGAATATTTTTTTAACTATAATACATGAGTGTTTAAAAATATTTGTAAATTAATTTTTTAAAAATATGTGAATATTTATTCAAACCTTTGAATAATTGAGCGAATATTTACAAACAGCAATCTAAAAGAAATGAATGATTTATATTATACAAACATTGCTATAATTCTTATATGCTATTTCATGATTGTATATTTTAAATATCGTATATCATTGTTAAATATAATCCATGACTGTGTATTTTTAATATTTGTTTACAAACAGGTTGAAACACTCATATATTATATTTAAAAACAGTATTTTCCAAATAATTAGTTAATATTTCTAAAACTAAGTTTTTTTATCGCGTACCTCCATATATTTATTTTATGTGCACACCGATATTTGTGTATAATGAGGTAATTATTAATAACACATGAATATTCGAATCTAACTTTTATTATTATGATTATTATTTACATTTAAAAAAAATGTATGCAACATGGCCACTGGCTGCAGCCAATGTACATAGGAGTTTTTTTGTTTAAGTACATAAAATCTGAGGGACTTTCCATGTCAGCAAAATATGTTGGTTGGAGTGGCTAGCGCATGCATCGCCCAAGGGGCAGGCAGCAGATTCGATTCATGCAGTCTATTTTATGTTATTTTTCCTAATTACTGATAGGCGGGCCCACTACTCATAGAGTCATATAGCGCTTAAGCATTTTTATTTCGTAACTACGAATGGGCCCCATGCCATGTCAGTGACACGTCAGCCATATACATTGCCACGTTGATGCATATTACGTCTACAGACAACATTAGCACCGTATTTGCCCGTTCATGCCAAGTTGTAGAAGCAGTTCAATGTATTTTTCAAGTTTAGGCACCAAAGTGAACATCCATGACAAGTTTAAGCACCACTGGTGTTTTTACCTCGTTAGTTTTCTAAAATGCGGTTTATGGAGGCGGCGATGAGTCTACAAGGAAATGGGAAGAAAAAATATATATGTGTTCATAATTATGCAATTGTCTGTGATTTTTGGGTGGGTCGGTCAAATCACGTGTAGCCCCAAGTCCAAGACGGGGACGTCACGGTGTAGCATCATCGATGAGGCGAGCTTCACCATGCCAGAAACAGGTACGAAGCGGCTGGTCTCATCGTCACTAGTAGGTCTGGCGAAGGGGTCACTGGTTTGGATAGTGGGTAGGGTTGCTCGCCGATTTTGGAGAAGAGGCGTGCGTGACGGCATCTCCGGTGGCGGGTGGTGGGAGCAGACGTTTTGGCCAATGTCGACAGGGGTTCATTGCGGTCGTAGGAGGAAGAAGGGTTCTTAGCTCTTGGATTCCGATCAAAAGGTGAAGATTGATTTGACTAAACCCGATTCTTTTAGGGGCATGCCAACTAGTTATTCCTTTAGCGCGTCTTCAATCTGATGATTGATTGATTATTATCGTTAAACAACACGATATAgaatgacactaatggcgcaccagacatgtggtgtgccactattatatactaatggcgcaccatgtgttggtgcgccattagtgtggaagacactaatggcgcaccagacacatggtgcgccactagtaacaatttttttccaacatactaatggcgcatccaggcacagtgcgccattactagttctaactagtaatggtgcaccagccaccaagtgtgccactactgtattttttttactctttttttacaaaactactaatggcacacttGGCGCACTATGacactagtaatggcgcactatgccacggtgcaccattagtgtatatatatatatatatatatatatatattgcaaaactactaatggtgcaccaccagcaggtgcgccattagtatgtaggGTTACTAATAACGCATGAGTGggtggtgcgtcattagtaacctgggaccagctagatattttgaacagccacacctacacactcactttccccacttcactCCCTGCACCTCCTTCTTCAAGCTtgtgtcggctgcctcctcctcctcacctcatttgcaccatagattcatcaaaattaagtggttaaattacctttttttgataggtaagtaaggggaaagctatctttatgttgtagatctactttttttctccctaactcgctccaacaacgtgcacatgcactttttatggcgtagctagatctatgtatgtttgtggtgttgcatatgtttatggtgttgcatatatgtttgtgtttgcaggtaccgatatttgaaatgcgatagttgccaatattttgccagaatgttgattcatttccgtttcggcgagaattttggcactatgcattctttttggtcctatttttagggaaagtcatgccaaattttttcttggttctaaaatatcgttttgctctaccccgcaggagaccatggtccgcacgatgaacgaaggcatcgtgaataggtttttgagctccgcgaaggccgagatgcatcaaaagaacgagacggagataagatgtccgtgtcgaagatgcaagctgaagagccttattgcggacccggattccgggcaggtgcgggaccacctgctcttgcgtggtttcatggatggctatcggtggcaaggtgatgaagatgactatgaagtcgtccatgggtgccgggcaagaaatgaggaagggcagcaagacaaccaccgggctcgggcaggcgagaagacgaagaatctccaggacatgatcacgatggtgatgctgtacacagtcatcatgtagaagatgccggacatgatgatgaggaagatcaagacgaagggcatgatcatgaagatgaagataccggagcagacgacgatggaggctgggtgcaggaccctcatattcaagagctgcttttcaagcagacggataacgcaagagttgccgcccgagagaaagccaagctggatcaactggagatagacgcggttactctattgtatgaaggatgcaggcccgaggatacccgcctgaaagtaacgatcatggctctggagatgaaggtaaaacacaaaatgaccgacgcatgcttcgacgagaacatgtcattctggcacgaatgtcttcccaaggggaacaaatgcccgaccagtttcgaggaggcgaagaaaatcgtgtgtcctctggatttaccgcacgtgaaataccatatGTGCATGAataattgcatcatttatcgggacgagcacgcggagtctaccatatgtctagtgtgcggcgtcacttgatataagaagaggaagaaagctcctcaaaaagtggtgtggtactttccgatcactcctcgtctgcagcggtatttcgcggaccctaaggtagcaaagctcctgcgttggcacgcggatagggaggagaagaagcaggaAGATGACGGacatgatccggagataaataaaaaagacaagatgctgagtcaccctaaggatgcgagccagtggcaagcgttgaacttcgaacacccag
Coding sequences within it:
- the LOC125538809 gene encoding transcription factor TGA9-like — encoded protein: MELEAATRRFQLWLRGLRSLRRDLRTARWADDPAQLAKLVAGYVSHFADYCAARAELDPVWTLAAPWASPVERGAAHWLAGWRPTTLVHLLYTESGSRFEAQLPDLLLGVRSGNLGDLSPAQLAQIDELQRRTVAQEDELSREMARVQEGHGAVGAGGELVDVGGLVGRVGAVLAGADALRLRTMKRAVEILEPAQAAELLVAAADMEIGFREFGLKYDGVGAGGS